In one Massilia endophytica genomic region, the following are encoded:
- a CDS encoding bile acid:sodium symporter family protein, with translation MRLLTRIIPDGFTAALLITVALATVLPCEGATAVVMGRITTFAIGLLFFFHGAKLSREAVIAGLTHWRLHLLVLCLTFVMFPVLGLLMKPLAGSVLTPELYVGFLFLCMLPSTVQSSIAFTSMARGNVPAAVCSASASNFLGIFLTPLLVSAFVATGATARSPADAVIAITLQLLAPFIAGQVMRRWIGHWVDRNKHLIKYTDQGSILLVVYTAFSEAVVEGLWHKVPVEALAGVVVVSCVLLAVVLYLSGWFSRRLGFNKEDQITIVFCGSKKSLASGVPMAKVLFAASSLGMIILPLMIFHQIQLMVCAVLAQRFAKRDSQ, from the coding sequence ATGAGACTTCTGACCCGCATCATTCCCGACGGCTTCACCGCCGCACTCCTGATTACCGTCGCGCTGGCGACTGTGCTGCCCTGCGAAGGCGCTACCGCCGTCGTTATGGGCAGGATCACCACCTTTGCCATCGGTCTGCTGTTCTTCTTCCATGGCGCGAAGCTCTCGCGCGAGGCCGTGATCGCGGGGCTGACGCATTGGCGGCTGCACCTGCTGGTGCTGTGCCTCACCTTCGTGATGTTCCCCGTGCTCGGCCTGCTGATGAAGCCTCTCGCGGGCAGCGTGCTGACGCCGGAGCTTTATGTCGGCTTCCTTTTCCTGTGCATGTTGCCGTCCACCGTGCAGTCCTCCATCGCCTTCACGTCCATGGCGCGGGGGAATGTGCCGGCGGCGGTGTGCAGCGCGTCGGCGTCCAACTTCCTGGGCATCTTCCTCACGCCGCTGCTGGTGAGCGCTTTTGTCGCCACCGGCGCCACGGCCCGTTCTCCGGCGGACGCGGTGATTGCGATTACCCTGCAGCTGCTTGCGCCTTTCATTGCGGGCCAGGTCATGCGCCGCTGGATCGGCCACTGGGTGGACCGCAACAAGCACCTCATCAAATACACGGACCAGGGGTCGATCCTGCTGGTGGTCTATACGGCGTTCAGCGAGGCGGTGGTGGAAGGCCTGTGGCACAAGGTGCCGGTGGAGGCGCTCGCCGGCGTGGTCGTGGTCTCCTGCGTGCTGCTGGCCGTGGTGCTCTATCTCTCGGGCTGGTTCAGCCGCAGGCTGGGTTTCAACAAGGAAGACCAGATCACCATCGTCTTCTGTGGCTCGAAGAAAAGCCTGGCGAGCGGCGTGCCGATGGCCAAGGTGCTGTTTGCGGCGTCCTCGCTCGGCATGATCATCCTGCCGCTGATGATCTTCCACCAGATCCAGCTCATGGTCTGCGCTGTTCTCGCCCAGCGCTTCGCGAAACGCGATTCGCAGTGA
- a CDS encoding helix-turn-helix domain-containing protein → MGNDNAFELRLIERLAALREERGFSLEELANASGISRATLSRLERGETSPTAQLLGKLCAVYAMPMSRLIAEAEAQPAQLIRAAEQSTWADIESGFTRRMVSPPAKGFRTELIEGRLPPGAVIDYPLPPVRGLEQHMWMLSGVLEYTLEGVTHRLQKGDCLRFHLFGATRFHCPGPHAAHYLIAICEP, encoded by the coding sequence ATGGGAAATGACAACGCATTTGAGCTGCGGCTGATCGAACGGCTTGCGGCGCTGCGCGAGGAGCGCGGCTTCTCGCTGGAGGAGCTGGCCAATGCCAGCGGCATCAGCCGCGCGACCTTGTCGCGGCTGGAGCGGGGCGAAACCAGCCCCACCGCGCAACTGCTCGGCAAGCTGTGCGCCGTCTACGCCATGCCGATGTCGCGGCTGATCGCGGAGGCGGAGGCCCAGCCCGCGCAGCTGATACGGGCCGCCGAACAGTCCACCTGGGCCGATATCGAGAGCGGTTTTACGCGCCGCATGGTGTCGCCGCCCGCCAAGGGCTTTCGCACCGAGCTGATCGAAGGCCGCCTGCCGCCGGGCGCGGTCATCGACTATCCGCTGCCGCCGGTGCGCGGACTCGAACAGCACATGTGGATGCTGAGCGGCGTCCTTGAATACACGCTGGAGGGTGTCACCCACCGCCTGCAGAAGGGCGACTGCCTGCGCTTCCATCTCTTCGGCGCCACCCGGTTCCACTGCCCCGGCCCCCACGCCGCCCACTACCTGATAGCAATATGCGAACCCTGA
- a CDS encoding nucleotidyltransferase family protein, which yields MKHAAQLRALAHASPWFMPLLKAGASLGLKDWCIGAGAVRTLVWDALHGRTMPPALADVDFVYFLHGAENEEELELRLSLAAPGIPWEVTNQATVHRWYAAQFGRPIAPIPSLEAGVAGWPEFATCVGLALHGGDVRVVAPHGLEDLFAMRVRRNPASVSKEEFAARLAQKRFSERWPQVRTEMA from the coding sequence GTGAAGCACGCCGCGCAGCTGCGCGCCCTGGCACATGCCAGTCCGTGGTTCATGCCTCTCCTGAAGGCGGGCGCCTCGCTGGGTTTGAAGGACTGGTGCATCGGCGCCGGAGCAGTGCGCACGCTGGTCTGGGACGCCCTGCATGGCCGCACCATGCCGCCCGCGCTGGCCGACGTCGATTTCGTCTACTTCTTGCACGGCGCCGAGAATGAGGAAGAACTGGAGCTCCGGCTGTCGCTTGCCGCACCCGGTATCCCATGGGAAGTGACGAACCAGGCTACCGTGCACCGCTGGTACGCGGCCCAATTCGGGCGGCCCATCGCTCCGATTCCTTCCCTTGAGGCGGGTGTCGCAGGCTGGCCAGAATTTGCGACCTGCGTGGGACTTGCTCTGCATGGCGGCGACGTGCGGGTCGTCGCGCCCCATGGCCTGGAAGACCTTTTCGCCATGCGTGTGCGCCGCAATCCGGCGTCAGTAAGTAAAGAGGAATTCGCTGCCCGCCTTGCGCAGAAGCGCTTCAGCGAACGATGGCCGCAGGTGAGGACCGAAATGGCTTGA